Below is a genomic region from Rosa chinensis cultivar Old Blush chromosome 5, RchiOBHm-V2, whole genome shotgun sequence.
GAGatatccagtcttgtgcattatGCTAAGTACAAAAATGCGCCTGTTGCACTTAGATAGGATACTTCAACCTCTAGcacgtcttcatcatcatccttaggATGAAACGGATCCTATTTAGGGTCAAGACTTCCAACGACCATGGAAGTGCTAACAGGCTtgactttatcttcattaaaatgcctaagcatcttttgtgTGCAAGCCAATTAATCAAAATTCCATCAACACGGTGTGCAAGTTCTAAACCACAGAAAAACTGAGTTTTCTCAAGATCTTTCATTTCGAATTTGAGATTTTAGGTGCTctgcagtttcctttaactcatctaaaGTTCTAATTAGGTTCATTTCAACTAAATATACCACAACTTCTCTTATTAATGAAAACGCATGGGCAtaattcattgttgacatatctcttcccaatcaagtaatcgCTTAGACGGTTACATCTTTCCACATTGATTTTATCTGACGTTGATGcttacaaaacaaaaacaaggcaaaataTCATCAAAGCTTATTGAAGTACTGTGGCATTTATGAATAAACAAATTGAGTTGCCATTCAACAAATTATGAATTATCTTGGGGGTACAATGTATAGTGATTCGTCTCCCGCTTTGTGGGAGTGACTTGAACTTTTTACTATATGTTTGGGCCTTGAGGCCCAAGCTCATTacaagatgtaatgggatgccTATTATGAACCACCTTCGATCACCATGGGGTAGCTTGCATATTGGTCTATGAGATCCATGTTTTGGTCGGGTCGCACCTTGGCTCGTGCACTAAAAGGTTGTTACTTATTCTTGGTGACATAGTTATACTATAGGTATCAAAACTCACAATCAAATATATTAGGGTGCAACGGGGTAGGAACTAACAATCAATATTCATTTGGATAGAGATCACCTTTATCTCTATATGCTTCAAGATAACACCCTAATTACATTCTTTATAACTCAGAAGCCCAATTGGAAGATAATAGAATCTTCCATACGTTGCTCAATTAGATTATCGTTGCACTAGACATACAACAAATCTTTAGCGAGCTTCTACAATTGTACATGTAACATCATTTACTGAACAACCTCCTTTGTTGTTGTATGAGTCTCCACTAGGACTCATTGTCTTCAGTAAAAATGCGGGTCATCTCGGTGAAGGAAGAGCTGCATCATTACTTAACATTGAAACAACTACCGACATGGTTGGCCGGTCAGTCGCAAATTCTTGCACACACAGGAGTGCGATTTGAATGCACCTTATTATTTCACTAACAAGGTAAGATTCACCTATAGATGAATCAATGATTTCCACAGCTCTACCTTCTTTCCACAACTTCCAAACCTGAAAATAGTTTGGTCATTATCAAGTTAGCATTATAAGTAGGTGTATATTATAATAGTCACTGTTTGAAAATAGACAGACTTGCACGCTTACATGTCCAATCAAATTTGAATATGGATACTTCTCATAGGAACCAGCATTCTTTTTGCCAGTAATGATTTCTAGCAATAAAACACCAAAACTATACACGTCAGACTTTATTGAAAACAGTCCTTCCATTGCATATTCCGGTGACATATAACCACTGTAGAACACAAAAATTGAATGTTAAGCTTCATTCAATAACAGTTATATTGGGTATGCTTGCCACAAGCTATTTGTACTTCCTTTAGTGTTTGTTAAGAGTTTGATAACACATAGACCAAAAAGTTATTCTGAGATTTTCTAATTTTAGGGGAAACTTACTATGTTCCAACCACACGTTTTGTATTTGCTTCAGTTTGCTCCCCTCTAAATATTCTAGCCATACCAAAATCTGCAATCTTTGGGTTCAAAGAATTATCCAATAGAACATTACTGGCCTTTAGATCTCTATGGATAATTTTTAGTCTTGAATCTTCATGAAGATATAATAAGCCTCTAGCAATCCCCGAGATAATCTCGAAGCGTCTTGTCCAACTTAAAAGTGCTCTCCTTGTTTCATCTGGATAGAGTAAGAAATATAGAGTAACTAATTACTCTTGCTTGCTTGAAGAAACTTACAAATAATAATTgtagatatatataacaaagaaAGACTTACTAAAGATGAAAGAGTCCAAACTTTTGTTTGGCAAGTATTCATAGATTAGAATCTTCTCTTCACCTTCAAAACAACAACCTAAAATCTTAACAAGGTTTCTATGTTGGAGTTTTGCAATCAGAAGAACTTCATTCTTAAACTCTTCAACTCCTTGGCCAGAAAACTTGGATAGTCTTTTTACGGCTATTTCTTTTCCATCGTAAAGTATCCcctgaaatttgaatttgagaaaTCAAAGAGAGTAGCTGACGCAACGTATGaaccaatttatttatttatttttatttcatatATACATTATAACAAGGGGAGCTACCTTATAAACGGGGCCAAACCCTCCTTCTCCAAGCTTGTTTTCAATGGAGAAATTGTTTGTGGCGTTGGCTATGGTGTTTAGATGAAATAATAGTAACTCCGAGTTTATTATACTATCATCAAGAACTAATCTACCAGTAGCTTCTTCGAAGTAGGTTGACCGAGCAGTAAGTTCAAATGAATATTTATTTTGCCTACGCTTACCTATTATCAAACACAAAAAAAGTAAGTTCAAATGAATATTTATTTTGCCTACGCTTTCCATATTCATAGCTTGAGATAGTCAAGCTTAGTTAGCAACATGAGATGATATTTCATAATGCAAaactggggagtttacataaaaGTGAGGTGAAAAATGTTGATAAATGAATAGAAGGCAAGATCTAGTTTATTTACCTTTCATCTTCATCCTTACCAACCAATAAAGGGTAAGTAAGAGAATAAAAACTGTGACAGATCCAAGTGAAATTGCCAGCCTTGCCTTCTTGCTAAGAGAACCACCTAACTTTGCATATTGAGCTACGAAGGTATGAAATAAGTAAATACCCAAAATCCAAAgtaccggaaaaaaaaaatccaaagacCTGAAAATTAGGAAATCATCAGATTTGGTGATTATTGAAATTTTATGGTTTAGAGGCAGAGAGGAACATTACAATAATGGTCGCAGTGGTTTTGATGGCAGCTTGGATGTTGGCGATAACGGCTGTTGGAGGATAGAGTTGGCTAGGTTCCTTGTTGGGTCTGGTTTAGTTATTGACTTTTTGGGTTGATGTTGTTGATGTTAGGCCTGTAAGTTCTTCTCTTTATCTATCTATATATCTATCTGAGTCATGTTCTGGTGCAATTAATTAGTAGTCAGTTGTGTACAACTACCCAACTGACGTTTGATGTAGATCCAAGAATGgaaaataattaatatataaGCACTTGAACTGCCTTATTATTTTTCATCACTATTAAGCACGACTGAGCATAGAAATCAACTGACCAATTGAGCAGGTCGCTATCTATAGTTCTATAATATAAAGGGGACCAGTTGAGCAGGACTGCTATCTATAGTTTATAATATAAAAGGAAGTGCTTAGACTTCTCCAAAATATAGATTGAGCAAAACATCCTTTAGTCTAGAAAATATAATCTCATAATCAAAGCATATTAATAGTTATTCTAATAAAACTAAAAAGGCACAAAAAGcataaatacaattttttttttttaaagacctACACCAAATCGCGCCCACATGCATTTCATGAGTATGAAGGTAGCGTAAATGAAAATGACCCCTCCTATTCCTAAGTATGTGGTTTGAAGAATTACGATATTACCACAATTAAATTGAGTATGGATTGTTAAATTGGAGCTACTCAAATAAGGAATAATTTTTTAGAGAATGTGAGGTACAAATGCATCTGACGGCTACGGGTAAATacaagttttaagttattataatttcagtatttaaatttaatacatgtggttgagatccACTTGTCTCTCACATTCCCTTAAAACTGACCCTTAAGTGAGCAAACCTAAATGTTAAATACTCCAAATTCACTATTTTTCTATGTTTGTTTAGACGACCACATTTAGCTCTAGCTAGTGAAGTATTATAAACATAAAGAACGTACCTAAAGAAGTTACATCGACTCGAACATATAAATCTTGACCAATATCGGAGAAAGTCCTCATGTCCATCAAGTCCCCGTGCCATGTCACACACCCAATCCCACCTCCCCGATCATCTGCACTCGTGTAAGCTGTGCAAGAACAATCCATCAAGCAATTTTGTTTGCACTCTTCCAAACTCATACTCATGTTCACATATGCCGTAGATGAGTCCGGTATTTTTACACGCGCCACCTTCACGAACCCTTCTCCATTTTGACATGTGGATGCTCCCGCTTTCCTAATGCATCCACTCTCACCAACACTCAAACTAGGTGATTTGGATTCGAACCCAGGTAGGCACGTGCAAGCCAACTTATAGTCCTTCTCTGAGTCACAGTTAGTATTTGGACCACACTGTCCATAGTAATCACACCACTCAGTTGGGTGGGAGTAGaatttgatccattgatcattccACACGAACACTTGTAATATTCCTGATTCATCTATCACCACCCTTGTGATCAATGAGTCCTTAGCAATAGCAAACACTAAGGATATCTCGTCTTCATTGTTGACAAAACTTGCATTGTAGAAGGTAGCCGTCATTACAGGTAGAGCGTTCAATTTGTCCCCGATCCAAGGGCCGGTCCGCCACAATGCTTCTCTACCTTTGCGCAGAAAAAACTGCGGAAACCCCATGGGGTCTATCCCATATGTACAACTCCCGGTTCCAGGGTCATCTTTTGACTTCCAAGATGTTAGGTGCCACTCCAACCCAGACCGCCGGTTCAGCCCTATCTTCATAAAGGAAAGCAATGTATCTGAGGGGTAATCGAAGGCTTCCCACACAACTCTTTTGCTACCATTCTCAAGTAAAACAAGATTTCCAGTATCCAAAAGTTTGGCTATAAAATTGTATGGTGAAGAGAGAGTAACGTTTGCGGACCAAAGAGGGGTACTTGGGTCCTTTCCATGTATGACAAGGCCTCCATCACCATTGATCGATAGCACTCCATAGGAATCATTGACTGGGTTGTCTCTGTTCGCAACCCAGACAATGGTTTGCTCTGGAACTTTGTTATACCAAACTCCAACATAGCGGTGCTGAGGATTTCCAGGGCTCCTAGTGCAAAGATTTGCGTGCTAGAGACTAAAATGTCACCATCTTTGATGGGAAGGTTTGGCTTAAGGGCGTCAAGGGAAAGCTGGCAAATGCTAGAggggagaagaaggaagagaagtaaTATCTTGATAAACGCTTTGATACTGGAACTCATGGTTAGTTTTTCTCAGTGAAACTTTTTGCTTTGGCTATTTCTATTTGCGCATCACTTATTTCCATTGGACTGAATTTATGTAGTCTATCCAATTGACTAGTGATTAGAGAGCCCTTAACCACAAGTTTGAGTACAATAATTCTGACATATCGCCCCCCAGATTAGAATTCTAGGGACGAGACTAGGTAGACTTTTATTAAGTGTTGGGTCTGCAGGAAGAAAAATGTGCACAAACCTTATTTGAAAAATTACAAGTTGTTTAAGGATATGTGTATTGAGAgaaattgatgagagaattgtgtgtattattattgagaataggagccctatatatagggattacaaagtgctagttctaatgttacaaggaataccaatccgtgtaggattgggaaatctagaaccttctctcctattgctactcctagtttgataaggcacactaaatcgatattccttcaacactcccccttgtgccgcttcaaacttggtggtgacgctttatccgttgcctcgttaaaaaccttgccaggtaacaaaaaccctgtgggataaaaataaccctggtcgaaggacaaaaagagcacaacacgtccttcattcttcgagatcgaacatgtagacatcataactcccctgatgtcgatatctccccctgattgctacaatcgtgggagttcggataactttctcaatccgatgctcttcacatgtttctcgaaggtggatttaggtaacgacttagtgaataagtccgctacattatcctctgatcggatttgattcacttcaatctttagaattgattgttgttgctgattataaaagaacttaggcgatatatgcttggtgttgtcgcccttgatgaaacctaacttcatttgttcaatacaagctgcattatcctcataaatgcatgtaggttcatctgtggtagacttcaaaccacaacttccttgaatgtgtcgaattacagaccttagccatacacattcacgtacagcttcatgtagagcaataatctctgcatgatttgaggaagtagcaacaagggtctgttttgtagacctccaagatatcggagtgcttcccatggtaaagacataacccgtttgggagcgacctttgtgagggtcagagaggtaccctgcatcagcaaaacccatcaagacatcattgtcgtttgaTGAAGGGggatagggtgaggccggccacccctTGTGGTGGTGATGACGTTGGCGGCAACATGGCTGGCCACCTTGTCATGGTGGACGGTGGctccatgcctaatggggtccgatcccattcttccgtcattcctcttctctttgtagggataaaataggcccatatcaatcgtacctcttaggtattgaaagattgtcttcacaccaatccaatggcgacgtgttggcgcagagctatgtctagctaacaagttcactgcgaatgagatgtctggtcttgtgcatttgagctaagtacaataatgcgcctattgcacctAAATATGGCACATCTGCCTCTAGTagctcttcgtcctcatcctttggacgaaacggatcttttcctggctcaa
It encodes:
- the LOC112203603 gene encoding G-type lectin S-receptor-like serine/threonine-protein kinase At1g11410, yielding MKMKGKRRQNKYSFELTARSTYFEEATGRLVLDDSIINSELLLFHLNTIANATNNFSIENKLGEGGFGPVYKGILYDGKEIAVKRLSKFSGQGVEEFKNEVLLIAKLQHRNLVKILGCCFEDETRRALLSWTRRFEIISGIARGLLYLHEDSRLKIIHRDLKASNVLLDNSLNPKIADFGMARIFRGEQTEANTKRVVGTYGYMSPEYAMEGLFSIKSDVYSFGVLLLEIITGKKNAGSYEKYPYSNLIGHVWKLWKEGRAVEIIDSSIGESYLVSEIIRCIQIALLCVQEFATDRPTMSVVVSMLSNDAALPSPR
- the LOC121048882 gene encoding G-type lectin S-receptor-like serine/threonine-protein kinase At1g11410, encoding MSSSIKAFIKILLLFLLLPSSICQLSLDALKPNLPIKDGDILVSSTQIFALGALEILSTAMLEFGITKFQSKPLSGLRTETTQSMIPMECYRSMVMEALSYMERTQIGLNRRSGLEWHLTSWKSKDDPGTGSCTYGIDPMGFPQFFLRKGREALWRTGPWIGDKLNALPVMTATFYNASFVNNEDEISLVFAIAKDSLITRVVIDESGILQVFVWNDQWIKFYSHPTEWCDYYGQCGPNTNCDSEKDYKLACTCLPGFESKSPSLSVGESGCIRKAGASTCQNGEGFVKVARVKIPDSSTAYVNMSMSLEECKQNCLMDCSCTAYTSADDRGGGIGCVTWHGDLMDMRTFSDIGQDLYVRVDVTSLGLLT